The Euphorbia lathyris chromosome 2, ddEupLath1.1, whole genome shotgun sequence genome includes a window with the following:
- the LOC136218183 gene encoding signal recognition particle 9 kDa protein — protein sequence MGYVDTWDEFVERSVQMFRTDPDSTRYVMKYRHCDGMLVLKVTDNKECLKFKTDQAQDAKKMEKLNNIFFMLMSRGPDAEMSEVTGKELTEAQPARKGRGKKQ from the exons ATGGGTTATGTAGATACGTGGGATGAGTTCGTCGAACGATCTGTCCAGATGTTCCGTACAGACCCTGATTCA ACGCGGTATGTGATGAAGTATAGACACTGCGATGGCATGTTGGTTCTCAAGGTCACTGATAACAAAGAG TGTCTTAAGTTCAAGACAGACCAGGCACAGGATGCTAAGAAGATGGAGAAGTTGAACAACATTTTCTTCATGTTGATGTCTCGAGGGCCAGATG CGGAGATGTCAGAAGTAACAGGGAAAGAACTAACGGAAGCACAGCCTGCGAGGAAAGGAAGGGGAAAGAAACAATAA